From the genome of Bacteroidota bacterium:
AATTATTTCAGGCGCGTTGTTGCAATTGGTATACTGATAAGTTTGCTGGTTGTGACATTGGAAGTGATACGAACAACGCGAGGCGTGTATGAGAAATTTTCCGGTGAAACTTCAACATTGCGACACATGAGGACATCGGGATCCAGCTTTATCAGTCCTTCAGTCATCATGTATATTTCAGTTCATAGCGGAGTATTAAATCAATACTTAAAAGAGGATCAGGAACATGTCGTGTGGGGACGATATACGCTGGCTCCGATGTGGAGATTAGTTTCGAAATTTGGTTTCGAAACATTTGTTGGATTTTATCAATCATGGTTTTATCAAACACCAGCTCCGGCAAATACCGGTACCTATATTCGAGAGTTACATGCTGATTTTGGGGTTAGCGGTGTAGTGATTGTGCCTTATCTTCTTGGGCTTGTTGCATCGTTGTATTGGTTCCGAATTCGAGAACGCAATAAATTATTGGACATTATTATTTTGGCGCATATATATGCGGTGGTAGGAATGAGTTGGTTTGTGATGCTGACCCAATTGGGAGGGTGGTTTTTGAGTCTCGCCACTGGTATTATCATCGCTCGTATTGTTGACCGAAAATTGAATATTCAATAGAAACCATAGAATGATTTCCTTCATCTGCCTTCACATTGTTTCAATTAGTTTGTCCGATGTAAGAATCCGTTTTCTTTTTCCTGTATGGTAACGAAGCAAACGATTAGACAAAATATATCATGGTTGGTTGCTGTCAACCTGATTTCGAAACCCCTTTGGTTTTTTTTTCTTTTAGTATCTGCTCGAGTTCTCGGCCCGGCCGAATTTGGGAAGTACATGCTTGCGATCTCATTTATTTCTGTGGCCGTTGGTATTTTCGAAGGCGGAATTGATATTCATTTAATTCGTACACTTGCTTCGGAACCAAAACGATATTTTACATTTTTTTCCCAAACTACGTGGATCAAAGTAGGAAGCGGAATCATTGCCTCAATCGCAGCGTACGCTCTCAGTCTTTTTATCCCATCGCTTGTTACGGATTATAATTTGTTTTTTGCGGCAGTAATCTTTGGTATAACAAGTGCTGCATTAACTCATTTTCGATTTGTTTTTAGGGCTTACGAGATTATGCAGTATGAAGCATGGTCCATTGTTGTAGAAAAAATAAGTGTCATTTTATTTTGCGGTATCGCCCTTCTTTTTTTTCCAACGGCATTCAGTTATGGTTTTTCTTTTGCTATCGCATACCTGTTAGCAAGCCTGGTGACACTTTTATTAGTTTTTAAAAAGGTAGGAAAACCCGCGTTCATTCCTGAGTTCCGTAACCTTGTGTCTGAAATAATAAAACCAGCTCTTCCGTTTGCAACTATGAATATCTTCATTATAGTGTATCTCCGTTCTGGTACACTGCTTCTTGCAATCATTACACAGAATGATCAATTAATTGGATATTTTAACGCAGGATACAGAATTGTTGAAGCCTTTGTGTTGATTCCTTCTATGATTATTGCGCCTATATATCCGGTCTTTGCCCGAAGAATCAATGACAAAGAGGTGGTCTCACGTCTTGCCATGGATGCTTTACGCATCATTTTAAGTATGGCTATGCTTATAAGTGTTCCTATTTTTATTTTGCATGACGAGGTGACCTTACTCCTTTTTGGCGATTTCTACAAAGACGCATCTTCATCGGTTGGAATTTTGTGTTTAGCCATGATTCCGATAGGAATAAATTGGGTGGTAGGAAGTCTCGTTGCAGTTTCCGGCCGTCAATCAAGAGCAAATGTATATATTTTGGGAACAACGATTGGTAATGTGCTACTACTGGTGATCTTAATACCGATTCTCGGTGTTGTAGGTGCGGCAATTTCAGTGGTCATTACTGAGTGTGCGGTTACATTTTCTAATTGGACTTTGGTAAGAGATTACATTAGGACTAGAGCGCTATTGAGTGTGTTGCTGAAAGTGAGTGCATCGGCAATAGCTGTTTATATTCTTGGATTGTTTACTGTTTCGCTACCGTTTATTGTGAGACTTACCCTTGTTGTTGTTTGTATGGTTGGTGGATTTTTTTTGTTGCGGCTCATTACAATACAAGATTTGATAACTGCATTTCGGGAAAAGTTATCATAGATTTCATCAAATAATTTTGATGAATATTTTACCTTTCGTCAAGGTTGAAGGAGAAATACAGAAACGTGCGAATGAATAAAAATTCAGTTGAAGTTATATGGTGGAGTGAAATGACCAAAATGAGACAAGTGGAAGGTATATTTATCAACTTCAAACCAGTAAGTGTACTCGAGCGAAAAAACTTATGGTGGTGAAATAAATATTTTGAACATTGTGAATAAGAGTATATCTAAAATATTGAATGTGAAATCTATCCTAATTGTTCACCCACAATTCATTCAGATAGGTGGAGCGGAAACAGTTGCGCTAAAGATTATGAAAAGAATAGTTGAAACAACTGATGCACATATTACTATTCTTACACTAGAAAAATGGTCTCTTTCAGCTATTGCAAAAACGACCGGTATTTCTTTATCCTCGGAAAGAGTATCTCTTGTTGTTGCAAAATATCCTAATATATTGAAAAACCGAACCGGTCGCTTTTACTTGCTGCGAATTGCTTACCTTCACCGACAGACTAAATTATTAGCAAAGAATTTTGAATTATGCGTTAGTACATATAATGAGATTGATTTTAGAAAATGTGGAATACAATATGTTCATCATCCAACATTTGCTCCAGTACGCAGCCTTAAACGTTATGAGATGATCAACGATCCCATTTTTTTTGTCTTAATTAAGTCCATTATGGAAATACCGTACAATTTTATGATCTGGTTAATTTCACGGAATTGTAGAAAGGGATTTTCAAATAATGTAACAATGGTTAATTCTCAATTTATGGCGGATTGGCTAAAAGAATTGTATAGAATACCTGCTGAAATAGTTCACCCTGACGCCGTGTCGAAAATATCATTGGATCACACCATCCCTTGGGAAGAACGGGAATTTCGTTTTGTAACAGTGGGAAGAATATCTCCGGATAAAAAAACTTTAGAATTCATTGATATTTGCAAAGCAATTATTTCCGTATACCCTTCAGCAAAGTTTGCTATAGTCGGAAGAGTCAGCGATGTAAAATATTACGAGAAAGTTAAAAACAAAATTGCCGATCTTGGTGTTTCCGTAGAATTTTACCATAATCTTGAAAATGAAACATTGATGAAAATGCTGATAGCCAGCAAATTTTATATTGCTCCAAAAAAATATGAACACTTTGGCATTTCTATTCTTGAAGCGGTCAGAGCGGGCTGTCTCACTTTTGTCCATAACACAGGTGGGCAGCGTGAAATAGTAATCGAGGAAGTGCTGAGATACAATTCCATTCAGCAATTATTAAACAATATTGCTATAGTGTTGGAAAACACTCTTCTGCGCGAACAGACTTTAACAGTACTAAAACATCATATGCAAAACTTTTCTTCTGATAATTTCAATCAAGGAATCGATGGTATACTGAGATTATGGCAGAAAAAGTCAAAAATAATTGGTTGATTCAAGTGTGTAAAGATGAAAATTCTTTTTATAGCGACAGATATTCCATATCCTATTAATAGTGGTGGACGTAACAGATTATATCATATTGTTAAAGGCTTATCACGATTTAATGAGGTTGATTTTGTAGGATTATCCAATACAAGAGATCCTTTTTCTGCAAAGGAAGAACTTTCTCGCTATTGTCGGGCTGTGTATGCAATTCCTGTAGACATTAGACATAGTGTGATTAAACTCATTAAAAGCTTTTTTTCTAAAACTCCCTACAAAGTATTACAATATTTTAGCACTACAATGGCCGAAAAAATCCGGGCATTAATAAAAGAAAATAGCTATGACATTATTTTATGTGAACACATTTTTGTTGAACAGCATATACCATCGGTATCAATTCCAGTAGTTCCTCAGAATATTGATTTAAATTATACTGTCTACAAACGAATTGCAGAAAAAAGCAAAGGTTTTATGTCTTGGTACTCAGCAAGTCAATGGAAATCATTATATCGTTACGAACAAAAAGTACTTCAAAAATATAATGTGGGAATCGCACTTTCCAGTCACGAAGAAAAGTTGATGAAATCGATGGTGAGGGATATTCATTCTATTATTGTTCCTAATGGTGTCGATACAACATATTTTAGATCAGCTCAAAATAGTTCAAATTCGGGTGAAAATAATATTATCTTTACAGGTTCCTATTCTTATTTCCCGAATGAGGAAGCAGCATATTATTTTGCAACAAAGATATTTCCAGCAGTGGTTTCTAAAATACCTGACGCAAAATATTTTATTATTGGACGCTCTCCGTCAGCAAGGTTATTAAATCTTCAAAAAAGGCAAAATATCATTGTGACAGGAGAGGTAGAGGATATTCGCTCCTATTTAGACAAAGCGCAGGTTGTCGTAGCTCCAATTCAATTTGGCGGAGGAACAAGACTCAAGGTTTTGGAAGCTCTTGCTGCTGCAAAGGCAATTGTTTCAACAAGTATTGGATGCGAAGGGATTGATATAGAAAATGGAAAGCATTTGATTATTGCTGATAATGAAAATTCTTTTGCTGAGGCGGTTATATCGTTTCTTCTTGATCCTCAGAAAAATATTTCATTTGGGAGACAAGGTCGGTTGTTAATAGAAAAAAAATATTCTTGGGAAAGAATTACCGCGGATTTTCAGGAATCGTTGAAAAATTATATCGAAGAATATTCAAGACTATCTGGAAGAGTGAATGAAAATAGGAATTGATGCGCGTTTAGCTTTATATGAACCGCATGGTATGCCGCGTTATGTCATATATTTTCTTCGCGAATTAGAAAAACTAGATACAGCTAATACTTATATCTTGTATATAGACAAAGAGGATACTGACGGGGTATTACCGAGCAGGTTTGAAAAGAAAATTCTATCTCCTGCAAACTATATGATATGGGAGCAACTCGCTCTTCCACAAGCAGCACATCGAGATAGGATAGATATTTTGCATTGTCCAGGTAATACAGGCCCATTATTTTTTGATTCGTCGATAAAATTAGTAATGACTATTCATGATTTAATGTTCATGGATAATGAAAATGCTGATTTACGTCCGGGGAATTTATATCAAAGACTCGGGAAACAATATAGAAAATCCGTTGTATCCAATGTTATTAAAAAAGCATCGGCAATAATGACTGATTCTCATTTTTCACATTCTGAATTCGGAAGGTATTTTCCATCATTTCAATTACCCGTATCAGTTGTACACCTTGGTTGTGAATTTCCCGACTATCCGGATGTGCGTGCATCGATAATATTGCAGAAATATAATATTATGAAGCCGTTTATTCTTTCATTTGGTGGAATAGCTCCAAGAAAAAATACGAAGAGGATCATTGAACTATTTTCACAAATTCGTAATATGCCAGATGTCCAATTAGTGATAACAGGAATTCCTCAAGCATATAGAAGAGAATTTGAAGGGTTAGCGCTCGAATGTGGCGTTGAAAAGATGATAGTTTTTCTACCGTTGATTCAGGAAGTGGAGTTAGTGACGTTATTACGAAGTGCAACACTATTTCTTTTTTTATCTAAATATGAAGGTTTCGGACTGCCAGTTCTTGAAGCCATGTCATGCGGTGTGCCTGTTATCGCTTCAAATAGGACATCCATTCCTGAACTCATGGGGAATGAAGGAGTTATTGTTGATCCAGACGATGAAAACAAAGTTATTAGTTCTATTAACCACCTTTTGCAGATTTCAGAAATTGAACGTGAACGAATTTGTAGTAGTAGTAAAAATTGGAGTAAGAAATTTTCTTGGAAGCAAACAGCGAATCAAATATTATCAGTCTATAATACAGTCGGTCCTACGATACGCTAAGCATGAATATACTTTTTATAACTTCTAGAATTCCCTTTCCACCTTTTCGAGGAGATAAAGTCCGTACGTTCCGTCTATTGAAAGAATTATTCAATCACGGTCATAACATAACTTTGATATCGTTCGTTACATCCCGGGAGGAAAAAAAATATGAGATTGACCTTCAACAATATTGTAAGAAAATTATTCTCATAGAATTGTCAACTTTACAATCAATCTTCAATTGTTTTATGGGAATATTCTCACCTCTTCCATTTCAGATACTTTATTTCCGTTCCCATTTGATGAAAAAAACGATTGATTCATTGCTGCTAACGGAAAAATATGATCTGGTGCATGTGCATCTTATAAGAATGCTGGAATATGTGAGAGGGCACCTGCATATTCAAAGAGTGGTAGATCTTACAGATGCAGGATCGCTTTATCTCAGTAGATTTATTCAGCAGGAGAGTTCAATATTCAAAAAAATAATACTCAATATTGAATTAAATCGTTTAAGAGAATATGAAAAGAATATAAGAAGTGTTCAAAATAATCTTGTCTGCTCAGAAAAAGATAAAAGTGTTTTGCTAAATAGTATTCCTGATGCTAATATTCGGGTCATTCATAATGGCATCGATTTGACACAAATAGTTGATTCTTATGTTTCTGATCCAGGGAATAAAAGAATAATATTTACTGGAAATTTAACGTATTTTCCCAATATTGACGCTATCGAATATTTTACGAATGAGATTTTTCCTAAAATTCTTAAGGAAGAACCTGGTGCAACTTTTTATATTGTCGGCCAAAACCCTCCTTCAATTATCAGGAAACTGATAAGCAAAAATATATTTGTGACGGGATTTGTGAAGAACATATTGGATGAATATCTGAAGAGTTCTGTAGCGGTTGCTCCTATTCGTTTCGGAGCAGGGTCTCAATTTAAAATTCTTGAAGCACTGGCAATTGGAATTCCAGTTGTTACTACATCAATAACTGCCGAGGGTATAAATTCTGTCGATAATAACGAAGTGCTTGTTGCAAACAACCCTGATGATTTTGCGGCTGCGGTTATCACATTGTTCCGGGATCAAAAACTGAGAAATGTTCTATCCATGAATGGAAAAAAAATGATTCGTGAAAAATATTCGATGGAAGTTATCGGCCGTGAGCTCAATGATTTTTATGTAAATATAGCCAGTAATTCATGAAGCATTTTGAACGAAAAATAATTGTGTTTGATTTTTTTGCGATCAATCTTGCATGGATTTGTTATTATCTGTTGCGGGTAGAAAGCGAAATTATTGAAGTTCAGGCAAAGCCGGATTTGATCTTGCCGATGGCGATTATGTATCTGTTTTGGCTTTCCGTCTTTACCTTTTTTGGATTATATCGTGCATGGTACGCAAAATCTCGAACGGATGAATTTGCGGCGATTTTTCGGACAATCTCTATTGGATGTATCGGCCTATTTTTTGTGATCTTTTTTGATGATGAACGGAACGCGACGTATTCGGCTAATCGTTCCATTATTGCCATGTACTGGGTGTTGATGATCCTCTTTGTTGGAGTAGGAAGGATAGGTATTCGCAGTTTCCGAAAACGATTATTAATACGAGGCATCGGGCAAAGCGAAACTATCATTGTCGGTACTGGAGCAAAAGCAACCGATCTTCTTGATTCTGTAAACAAATATCCGGCTCTTGGATATAAAATCATAGGTTTCGTTACGCTAGATGTGACGAAAAATGATTTACCACTACCCGTGCTTGGTGTAGTTGACGATATTCCCGAATTGATTCAGAAATACGGACTTCGAAATATATTATTAGCACTTGATTCACATCAACGCGATATCGTTCTTAATGTTGTTTCACTTTCAACTGGATTTGACGTTTCTATTAAGATTATTCCGGATATGTATGACATCATTTCCGGTCAGGCGCGGACGAATCAAATTTATGGATTTCCCCTGATTGAAATTATGCCGCACATTATGCAGGCATGGGAAGAAAGTGCAAAACGATTGATGGATATTTTTGTATCGATTATGATCTTGACGCTGTCATCGCCGATTTGGGTTTTCGTGGCGATTGCAATCAGATTTAATTCTCCGGGTCCATTGGTGTATAGTCAGGAGCGGGTTGGAATAAATGGAAAACATTTTCGAATGCACAAATTTCGTTCCATGTTTCAAGATGCCGAATCACGATCGGGCCCGGTCTGGGCAACAACGAATGATTCACGCATTACTTCAGTTGGTCGATTTCTTAGAAAAACCCGTTTGGATGAAATCCCGCAATTCTATGATGTAGTCCGCGGGGATATGAGCTTGGTCGGTCCACGGCCTGAACGACCGCATTTCGTAGAGATGTTGTCCAAGGAAATCCCACTCTACAAAAGAAGACTTTCCGTCAAACCGGGAATTACAGGATGGGCACAGATTAAACAGGGATATGATACGTCGATAGACGATGTGAAATCAAAAGTTCGATACGATCTTTTTTATATAGAAAACATGTCATTCAGAATGGATATCAAAATTCTGTTAATGACCTTTTACGTCATGATAGCAGGAAAAGGTAACTAATGCCAAAAGCACTCGTCATCATCCCAACATACAACGAAGCACAGAATGCCGAAAAGATCATTACCGAAGTACTTCAACAATCCGAAATGGTTGAAGTCTTAATTGTCGATGATAATTCTCCTGATGGAACGGCCGAAATCGTAAAAAAAATGATGGAATCGAATTCCCGCATTCATATGCTTCAACGTGAACGAAAGCTCGGCCTTGGAACGGCCTATGTTGCCGGTTTCAAATATGCCATTGAACGGAAGTTCGATTTCATTTTTGAAATGGATGCTGATTTTTCTCATAACCCAAAAGAAATTCCAATTATGCTGAGTAAAATGGATGAATGTGATGTGCTAATCGGATCCCGTTACATTAAAGGGGTGAATGTTGTGAATTGGCCGATGAAACGATTGATTTTAAGTTATTGTGCAAACATCTATACAAGAGTTATCACCGGAATGCCGGTGCATGATGCAACCGCAGGTTTTAAATGTTATAAACGGAAAGTCCTAGAGACGATCAATATTGATAAACTCCGTTCCAATGGTTATGCATTTCAAATAGAGACGAACTTTCTTGCATGGAAAAAGGGATTTACGTTGATGGAAATGCCGATCGTCTTTGTCGATCGGCGTGTGGGAGTTTCAAAAATGAATAAAAAAATAGTCTATGAAGCGGCTTTTATGGTGTGGAAACTGAAAGCTCGCAGCATATTCAATCAATTATAAGATCGTTGTTTCTCATGCACATCAGACTCCTTCCGTAATGGATATTTCCGTTATTATTGTTAATTATAATGTTCGCGAATTTTTGAACAATGCGCTCATCTCATTGTTCAAAGCTCTCGAACGATATTCGTCGGAAGTATTTGTTGTGGATAATGCGTCTGACGACGGAAGCGTTGAACTTATCCAGAAGAACTTTCCGAATGTTCACCTGATTGTGAATACGGAAAATCTAGGGTTTGCCAAAGCTAATAATCAAGCTCTTAAACGGTCCACAGGAAAATATCTTCTCCTGATCAATCCTGATACGCTTATTCAGGAAGATACGTTTGAGAAGTTGATTGAATTTTTCACGACGCATTCTGACTCTGGAATGGTTGGATGTAAAATATTAAATCCTGACGGTTCACTTCAACTTCCTTGCCGCAGAAGTTTTCCAACACCCTGGGTCGCGTTTACAAAAACATTTGGTTTAAGCACATTATTTCCAAATTCAAAGTTATTTGCTCGGTATAATCTCACGTATTTGAACCCGGACGAGACATGCGAAGTTGATGCTGTCAGCGGTTCGTTTATGATGATCACGCGAGAGGTTTATGAGAAGATCGGCGGACTTGATGAGACATTCTTTATGTACGGAGAAGATCTTGATTGGTGTTTTCGGGTTCAACAATCAGGATGGAAGGTCAATTATGTACCGACAACATCGATCATTCATTACAAAGGGGAAAGCACAAAGCGAAGCGATATTGATGAGTTAAAAGTTTTTTACAATGCTATGCGGTTGTTTGTCCGGAAACATCATACCGGTTCACCGGTGTTCGAATGGTTTATCTATTCCGGTATTTATATCCGCAGGATCATTGCAAACTCCGCTCGATTGGTGAAACCGGCTGCGGTGGCGCTGATGGATATGGCGATTGTGGTTGGCACTATTCTTATCGGCGAATATATTCGAAAGCGCGCGCTTTTCACATTTCCGGTCTATGCATATCCTTGGACTTTCGTTGTTCCTGCTTTAATTATTTTTATCGCTTTGTTTTTATATGGAGTGTATACCGAATTTAAACTGTCGGTCTCCCGATCATTCGCTGCGGTCTTTTCGGGCTTCACCGTTATTGCTGCAATCGTTGCATTTGAAAAAGATTTTGCATTCAGCCGAATGATCATGCTTATTTCAGGGGGATTGTCGCTCTTTTTCATTCCCGGATGGCGTTTACTGTTGCGATTGTTTGGTTTTAGTGAAAAGACATCCCGAACAACGTTGTTTGGCAGGAGAACACTTATTGTTGGTGCACAGCAATCGGGTCAAGAGATCGTGAAAAAGTTACGGGCAAAAG
Proteins encoded in this window:
- a CDS encoding sugar transferase; translation: MKHFERKIIVFDFFAINLAWICYYLLRVESEIIEVQAKPDLILPMAIMYLFWLSVFTFFGLYRAWYAKSRTDEFAAIFRTISIGCIGLFFVIFFDDERNATYSANRSIIAMYWVLMILFVGVGRIGIRSFRKRLLIRGIGQSETIIVGTGAKATDLLDSVNKYPALGYKIIGFVTLDVTKNDLPLPVLGVVDDIPELIQKYGLRNILLALDSHQRDIVLNVVSLSTGFDVSIKIIPDMYDIISGQARTNQIYGFPLIEIMPHIMQAWEESAKRLMDIFVSIMILTLSSPIWVFVAIAIRFNSPGPLVYSQERVGINGKHFRMHKFRSMFQDAESRSGPVWATTNDSRITSVGRFLRKTRLDEIPQFYDVVRGDMSLVGPRPERPHFVEMLSKEIPLYKRRLSVKPGITGWAQIKQGYDTSIDDVKSKVRYDLFYIENMSFRMDIKILLMTFYVMIAGKGN
- a CDS encoding glycosyltransferase; amino-acid sequence: MNILFITSRIPFPPFRGDKVRTFRLLKELFNHGHNITLISFVTSREEKKYEIDLQQYCKKIILIELSTLQSIFNCFMGIFSPLPFQILYFRSHLMKKTIDSLLLTEKYDLVHVHLIRMLEYVRGHLHIQRVVDLTDAGSLYLSRFIQQESSIFKKIILNIELNRLREYEKNIRSVQNNLVCSEKDKSVLLNSIPDANIRVIHNGIDLTQIVDSYVSDPGNKRIIFTGNLTYFPNIDAIEYFTNEIFPKILKEEPGATFYIVGQNPPSIIRKLISKNIFVTGFVKNILDEYLKSSVAVAPIRFGAGSQFKILEALAIGIPVVTTSITAEGINSVDNNEVLVANNPDDFAAAVITLFRDQKLRNVLSMNGKKMIREKYSMEVIGRELNDFYVNIASNS
- a CDS encoding glycosyltransferase, which translates into the protein MDISVIIVNYNVREFLNNALISLFKALERYSSEVFVVDNASDDGSVELIQKNFPNVHLIVNTENLGFAKANNQALKRSTGKYLLLINPDTLIQEDTFEKLIEFFTTHSDSGMVGCKILNPDGSLQLPCRRSFPTPWVAFTKTFGLSTLFPNSKLFARYNLTYLNPDETCEVDAVSGSFMMITREVYEKIGGLDETFFMYGEDLDWCFRVQQSGWKVNYVPTTSIIHYKGESTKRSDIDELKVFYNAMRLFVRKHHTGSPVFEWFIYSGIYIRRIIANSARLVKPAAVALMDMAIVVGTILIGEYIRKRALFTFPVYAYPWTFVVPALIIFIALFLYGVYTEFKLSVSRSFAAVFSGFTVIAAIVAFEKDFAFSRMIMLISGGLSLFFIPGWRLLLRLFGFSEKTSRTTLFGRRTLIVGAQQSGQEIVKKLRAKVGGGYSVVGFIDVNRKRVGEKIFDVEILGSMETIGKVIQEQHISEVIFSSDAVSYSMILDVIAKNRNRFVNFRLVPNNLEVIIGKPSIDQLDEIPFIEIDYNIGKLGNRFVKRLFDVLFSLFFLISIAPFVYFITVFSKKPAIGFKKAILQLPSVLIGSMSIVGYFSTPQRNMFSGKPGITGLIHIQNGNTLKVEEKEQYDLYYAKNQSLMLDLEIILKSIQQWFQKE
- a CDS encoding glycosyltransferase family 1 protein; this encodes MKIGIDARLALYEPHGMPRYVIYFLRELEKLDTANTYILYIDKEDTDGVLPSRFEKKILSPANYMIWEQLALPQAAHRDRIDILHCPGNTGPLFFDSSIKLVMTIHDLMFMDNENADLRPGNLYQRLGKQYRKSVVSNVIKKASAIMTDSHFSHSEFGRYFPSFQLPVSVVHLGCEFPDYPDVRASIILQKYNIMKPFILSFGGIAPRKNTKRIIELFSQIRNMPDVQLVITGIPQAYRREFEGLALECGVEKMIVFLPLIQEVELVTLLRSATLFLFLSKYEGFGLPVLEAMSCGVPVIASNRTSIPELMGNEGVIVDPDDENKVISSINHLLQISEIERERICSSSKNWSKKFSWKQTANQILSVYNTVGPTIR
- a CDS encoding glycosyltransferase family 4 protein — its product is MKSILIVHPQFIQIGGAETVALKIMKRIVETTDAHITILTLEKWSLSAIAKTTGISLSSERVSLVVAKYPNILKNRTGRFYLLRIAYLHRQTKLLAKNFELCVSTYNEIDFRKCGIQYVHHPTFAPVRSLKRYEMINDPIFFVLIKSIMEIPYNFMIWLISRNCRKGFSNNVTMVNSQFMADWLKELYRIPAEIVHPDAVSKISLDHTIPWEEREFRFVTVGRISPDKKTLEFIDICKAIISVYPSAKFAIVGRVSDVKYYEKVKNKIADLGVSVEFYHNLENETLMKMLIASKFYIAPKKYEHFGISILEAVRAGCLTFVHNTGGQREIVIEEVLRYNSIQQLLNNIAIVLENTLLREQTLTVLKHHMQNFSSDNFNQGIDGILRLWQKKSKIIG
- a CDS encoding oligosaccharide flippase family protein; protein product: MVTKQTIRQNISWLVAVNLISKPLWFFFLLVSARVLGPAEFGKYMLAISFISVAVGIFEGGIDIHLIRTLASEPKRYFTFFSQTTWIKVGSGIIASIAAYALSLFIPSLVTDYNLFFAAVIFGITSAALTHFRFVFRAYEIMQYEAWSIVVEKISVILFCGIALLFFPTAFSYGFSFAIAYLLASLVTLLLVFKKVGKPAFIPEFRNLVSEIIKPALPFATMNIFIIVYLRSGTLLLAIITQNDQLIGYFNAGYRIVEAFVLIPSMIIAPIYPVFARRINDKEVVSRLAMDALRIILSMAMLISVPIFILHDEVTLLLFGDFYKDASSSVGILCLAMIPIGINWVVGSLVAVSGRQSRANVYILGTTIGNVLLLVILIPILGVVGAAISVVITECAVTFSNWTLVRDYIRTRALLSVLLKVSASAIAVYILGLFTVSLPFIVRLTLVVVCMVGGFFLLRLITIQDLITAFREKLS
- a CDS encoding glycosyltransferase family 4 protein produces the protein MKILFIATDIPYPINSGGRNRLYHIVKGLSRFNEVDFVGLSNTRDPFSAKEELSRYCRAVYAIPVDIRHSVIKLIKSFFSKTPYKVLQYFSTTMAEKIRALIKENSYDIILCEHIFVEQHIPSVSIPVVPQNIDLNYTVYKRIAEKSKGFMSWYSASQWKSLYRYEQKVLQKYNVGIALSSHEEKLMKSMVRDIHSIIVPNGVDTTYFRSAQNSSNSGENNIIFTGSYSYFPNEEAAYYFATKIFPAVVSKIPDAKYFIIGRSPSARLLNLQKRQNIIVTGEVEDIRSYLDKAQVVVAPIQFGGGTRLKVLEALAAAKAIVSTSIGCEGIDIENGKHLIIADNENSFAEAVISFLLDPQKNISFGRQGRLLIEKKYSWERITADFQESLKNYIEEYSRLSGRVNENRN
- a CDS encoding polyprenol monophosphomannose synthase, translated to MPKALVIIPTYNEAQNAEKIITEVLQQSEMVEVLIVDDNSPDGTAEIVKKMMESNSRIHMLQRERKLGLGTAYVAGFKYAIERKFDFIFEMDADFSHNPKEIPIMLSKMDECDVLIGSRYIKGVNVVNWPMKRLILSYCANIYTRVITGMPVHDATAGFKCYKRKVLETINIDKLRSNGYAFQIETNFLAWKKGFTLMEMPIVFVDRRVGVSKMNKKIVYEAAFMVWKLKARSIFNQL